The DNA sequence AATGGTCTGGATATCCGGTTGTTTGCCGGAACCATGCTCAAAAGCGATCCGGCTATCCTGTTTTATTCATTTTCTGCAAGTGGCCGAAGCGGACCGGAAAAATATTTATATGAGGGCACATTCCCTGATCGTTTTAGCCGTTTCCCAACAACTTTCTGGTCGCGGCAAATAAGCCTTTCCGAAGGTGGTTTGGTGTCGCCGGTTAACGATAAACTTGGTTTCAGTAAATGGCTTGTTTCGTTATCCGTCACCAGCAATTTGCCGGGAAAAGCTGCCCATTTTCCTGTGAAGCCGTTTGTAAATCTTCTTCTGAACGATCACGGTACCGGAACAGAAACCGATTCGCCATTCTTTTTTGAGGCCGGCCTCAAAGCCGGAATGTGGAACTTTTTCGAGATTTATATTCCCGTGGTGGTTTCCGGAAATATTCAATCGATAACCGGATCTTTTAAAGACCGGATACGTCTGACTTTTAAGCTTGACGGATTTAATCAGCTCAAGCTGAATTCAGGAATCGGATTTGAAATCAAGTAAATGTGTGAATGATGTAACTTTTTTCTGAAGTTGTATAACTCTTTCAAATTTGCTTAATTCACCTTTGAAGTATGAAAATTCGATTAGGCATACTCTTTATAATCTTGCTTCAGGGTTCGTATATCAATGCTCAGGAAATATTTTCCCCACAAGTAAAACCCAATACTGCATTTGGAAAGGACGAAAAACTTACGTATCAGATTAAGTATGGTTTTATCGTTGGTGGAATAGCCACTCTTTCGCTTAACGAGGCCATCGAAAATGGAGAAAAGGTTTTTCATGCTTTGGCTGTTGGGAAAACTACCGGATTAGCCAACACCATATACGGGGTTGAAGATACCTATGAAAGCTGGTTCGACAAAGCAACCAATTTGCCATTTAAATCGGTACGTAACATCCGTGAAGGTCGCTACCGGAAATATAATGAGGTAAGCTACAACCACAAGCATAATACGGTTCATTCAAAACTTTCAGGAGTTCATAGTGTCCCCGTAAAGATCCTTGATTTAACATCGACCTTTTATTACCTGAGACGAGTCGATTGGTCAGTAATGAATAAAGGCGATGTCGTCTTTGTAAACATGTATTTTTCCGACGAAATATTTCCTTTTCGGATTATATTTAAAGGAAAGGAAACCATCCAGACCAATTTCGGGAAAATAGAATGTTTTAAAATCATGCCAGTGGTCGAAGTTGGACGCATGTTTAAACGATCAGATGATCTGACCATTTGGTTGACTGACGATGACAATTGTATTCCTGTGCAGGTTAGAATGGACATTCGCATAGTTGGAAACGTATATTTGAAACTCATTAAATATGAGAATATCGCCAATCCATTGGCATCTCAGGAGTAAAAGGTTATTGCTTCAATCAAAAAAACAGCGTAAACAGGAAAGAACTCCTGGTATTATTTCATTGATTTCAGAGCCTACTGAACATTTGGAATGAATATTGATACATGGCTAACAAATCTGTTGCTATAAATTAGTACAATTAATCCTCATATTAACACGAAACTCAAAAAACATGAAAACAAGAACTATTTTATTTAGCTTTTTAATTGCATCGTCTGCATTTCTGTGGACTGGTTGCAGCCAGGAAGGACCACAAGGGCCCGCGGGCCTCGATGGAAACGCAAATGTAATCGCCTCGCAATGGTACTCACCAACCGCGTGGGATGGCTCATCAGGCGATTGGTATTTCGACGTTACGAATTCAGCCATTTCGCAGGATATTGTTGAAAGTGGAGCAATATTAGCTTATGTAAGTTTACCGGGCGACCTTTACAACGAATATACAGTCAGACCTTTACCTGCTTACGCGGTCGGCGCCAATTGGGACTTTTTACTCCCCAATGATGGTCAGTCCTACGGCACAATCGAATTTACCTCCGACATGGTGAACAGGCCAGGCACATCGGGTTATAATTTCAGATTTATACTGATCCCTTCGAACTATAGCTTGAAATCGGCCTCGCTAAATGCTCCCGGGTTAAATGATCTCAGGAAAATGTCCTATAAAGAGGTTTGCAATTTATTGGGGATCAAAGAATAATACCTGAAAGCTTTTAAATTTCGCTGATTTGGAATATTGTCTATTTCGAAGTATCAATATAGCCGTCACAAAATATACAGGTGACGGCCTCTTTTTTTTATCGGGATTGAAAAGCCTAAAGGTGTGAATCATGTAACTTTTCCCTGAAATTATGTAACACCTTTCAGTAAAAATTGGCTCATATTTACGGCGTTACTGATTAAACTTTCCATTAAAAAAACAGAAACAATGTTCGAACGAAATCAATCCGGGATAAGCATGCAATCTTTAGTTAATCAGCTCGAAAATGAAGATATCAAGGTTCGCACCAGAGCCCGTAAATCGCTGGTTACAATTGGCAAACAAGCTGTTCCGCCATTGTGCCTGGTGCTTGAAAATTCAAAAGTATACAAAGCCCGTTGGGAAGCGGCCAAAGCGCTCAGTGAAATTGCCGATCTGAAATCAATATCCACGATGGTTAAGGCACTGGAAGATCCGGAAAGCGATGTGGCCTGGCTGGCGGCGAAAACGTTGGAGAAATTCAGAAAGGCTGCATGGCCGGAACTGTTGCGCGCTCTGGTTGATCGGGGGACAGATTCTGTTTTGCTGCAACATGGCGCTCACCATATTCTTCGGAAACAGAAAGTGGAAGACTATAACGATCTGTTGGATATACTTCGCACTGCACTCGAAAAGGGATCTGTTCCCGAAAGTATTTCACCAGCCGCATATCAACTATTGGAGAGGATAAAAAGCAGAAGGGGTTAGGATAATTTACAATCTGGAAAAACTTTATCTTTAGTTTAAAGTTATTGTTATACTAAAGGATAAGATCTCTATAATAAACAGTTGAATGATGAAAGTGGCTGATGTTTTTAAAAGGGTTTTAAAGACTTTCATCTGGATAGTCAGTATTCTCGTGCTTATATTTCTCATAACAGCCGGAATCATCCAAATTCCTTTCATTCAAACTAAGATCGTTCGGTACGCTACAAATTTGGTCAGTAACAAAACCCACACAAAAGTTGAGATCAGAAATGTAAGTATTTCATTTCCAAAATCGATCGTAGTTGAAGGACTTTCCCTCGAAGATCTTCAGAAAGACACCTTACTTTATGCCGGAAAGACAAAAGTAAACATTGCGCTTTTGGGATTATTATCTAGCAAGATTGACATCAGTTCGATTGCTCTCGAAGACGCCACAGTCAGGTTGCACAGCACCAAAACCGATCCGCTGTTCAATTACAATTTTCTGGTCACTGCATTCAGTGATACAACCAAACCGGTCGTTTCAGATTCTTTAGCACAATCAAAATGGACATTCGACATTGATCATATAAGTCTGAAAAACATCCGGTTTCGATACAACGATGAATTTGCCGGAATGGATGTATCAGCAGCTCTGAAAGAATCAAAATTCAGCTTAAATGGCATTGATCTGCAAAAATCAGCCTATCGAATTGACGAATTGTCCTTGGAAGGATTAATCGCAAAAGTTTTTGTCAATGCTTCTCAAAATATTCAGACGAACCCATCTGCAAGTGCTTCACCAAAGATCTCAGCAAAAAATCTGCAACTCTCCAATTCAACCATAATCTATACCGATTCAGTTGGTTATCTGTCAGTTAATGCGATTATTGATCGCAGTGAACTGAAAGATGCTAACCTCGATTTGCAAATGCAACTGTTGTCGTCCAATTCCTTAGAATTATCGAAAAGCCAAATATTCTATCACACTTTTGCTCCTGAAGTCTCCATAAACACTACTGCTTCTTCATCCGGAAGCGATTGGAAAGTTACCATGAATAGCATTGAAATGGCCGATAATACCTTTGTTTATCAAATCGGGAATAATCCTGAACTGAAAGGTGCATTTGATCCGGATAATCTGACATACAGCAAATTAAATCTTGAAGCAACCGATTTTCAGTATTCAACTGAAACCACAAAAGCTTCGGTCAAAAAGTTCAGTACAACCGATCAAAACAACTTTGAAATCACAAATCTTGGAGGCGAATTCAAAATGGATGAACATTCCATTACCATCAATGAACTGAAAGCCAGTACCCCCCACTCTACGCTGGATGCTGATTTC is a window from the Aquipluma nitroreducens genome containing:
- a CDS encoding DUF3108 domain-containing protein, translated to MKIRLGILFIILLQGSYINAQEIFSPQVKPNTAFGKDEKLTYQIKYGFIVGGIATLSLNEAIENGEKVFHALAVGKTTGLANTIYGVEDTYESWFDKATNLPFKSVRNIREGRYRKYNEVSYNHKHNTVHSKLSGVHSVPVKILDLTSTFYYLRRVDWSVMNKGDVVFVNMYFSDEIFPFRIIFKGKETIQTNFGKIECFKIMPVVEVGRMFKRSDDLTIWLTDDDNCIPVQVRMDIRIVGNVYLKLIKYENIANPLASQE
- a CDS encoding HEAT repeat domain-containing protein; this encodes MFERNQSGISMQSLVNQLENEDIKVRTRARKSLVTIGKQAVPPLCLVLENSKVYKARWEAAKALSEIADLKSISTMVKALEDPESDVAWLAAKTLEKFRKAAWPELLRALVDRGTDSVLLQHGAHHILRKQKVEDYNDLLDILRTALEKGSVPESISPAAYQLLERIKSRRG